From the genome of Candidatus Aminicenantes bacterium:
ATGTGGAGTCGCCACCAATTGGGCCGTGGATTCAAAAACGGTTTCCACTTCGCGCAGGCCGTTGCTCAGTAGGGTGCTGCCGGAGCTGACCAAGTCACAGACAGCGTCGGCCACGCCGATGGCGGGCGCAATCTCAACCGACCCAGCGATACGGCGGATGCGGGCACTGATGCCCCGGCGTTCAAAAAAATCCGTAAGAATGCGGGGGTGAGAAGTAGCGATGCACTTGCCCTCCAGATCCTTGAGTCCGGTCCAGGGACGTGTTTTCTCTACCGCCAGCGCCAGGCGGCAGCGGGCGAACCCCAGGTCGCGCACGGATTGCACATCGTCCCGCGTCTCCGCCAGCAGGTTGCGCCCCACAATGCCCAGGTCCGCGACCGCATCCGCCACAATGGCGGGAATGTCATCGTCGCGCAGGAACATGAGTTGCAGGGGAAAGTTGTCACAGCTTACTTTGAGTTTGCCGTTGCTGCGCG
Proteins encoded in this window:
- a CDS encoding ATP phosphoribosyltransferase: MNPILKLAIQRKGRLSEGSLGLLRDCGITFSRSNGKLKVSCDNFPLQLMFLRDDDIPAIVADAVADLGIVGRNLLAETRDDVQSVRDLGFARCRLALAVEKTRPWTGLKDLEGKCIATSHPRILTDFFERRGISARIRRIAGSVEIAPAIGVADAVCDLVSSGSTLLSNGLREVETVFESTAQLVATPHLPDDKAVLLKRLLLRIQAVLRARTHKYILLNAPEKSLSSICRLLPGMKSPTVSRLNQPGWVSVQSVVAEEEFWEMVDRLHELGAEGILVLGLEKMVF